The genomic DNA TAACCTGTGTCAACCCGATGCGCCCAACCAGGCCGCTGACATCAAGGGCTCGGTCCCCGGGCGAGGCGTGATGGAATTGCTGGGGTTACACCGTACTAACGGTACTccgtatactgtacttcgtagtagtTGAGCCTGCTGCTGATGTGAGGGGAAAGGGTCGCTTTATGGCCCCCAGCTGCATGTTGGTTTGAACATTGTTACAATAAAGCAGTAGGCGACCAATCGACTAATGTTTCCGGGCCGTTACGTGCCTGTAATCGTCATGCTAATTGGACATCCTCAGCGGGCTGCAAGGTCAAGAAACGAACTAGCCCGAGGCTGAAGGACAGGCGCCCTGTGTAAATACTATTTGCTGTCGTTGGGGCATGCAAAGTGAGGAGTTGATTGTTTTAAGGCCAGTTCCAGCCCCGCGTCCATCGACTACTTACGTAGCCCTCCATCCCTCTAATAAAAGCTATCACATGACTAAGTCCACCGCCTTCCCCAACACCCGGCAACGACGCCAATCAACACCCAAAGTCGCCTTCCCCGCCGCAAAGGTTCGCTAGGGAAAGTGTGATGCTAGACGAAGTTGTATGGCGCCAAACGGCACACCAGCGTCAAGATGCAGTACGAGATGCTTCATACGCATTTGGCATGTTCAAGTGTGGTCATGTCGTGTTCAAGTGCCAGTTCCGAAGCATGTGCGGAGTACTCGCTACATATAGCCATTCAGAAACCCCCAAGCACAAATCGCTGGCCCTCTAGTGTGGCCGCTCCTACGCTTCACCTCAATGATTGTAGCCACATCTCCACCCGCGGATTTCCCCCATTCAGTGCAACCTTCAAGGCTTCCTCAAAGGACTTTTCCAGGCCTCTATCCGTCGGCAAAAGACGACCCGGTTCCTGTGTCATGCCCTACCACGTGCACACTGAAACATGACATGGCTCTGAGCCGGGGGGCGCGAGCCTGAGTTTGTGTTTGCGCAATAAACTGCGCAGTTCGATCGCCAGAGTGGAGTTGACGCGATCTTCGCTGCTCTTGTTGGCCCGTTGGTAGTCATTGAAATCAGGCTCGAATACCACAGCCTCAAGGTTCGGTAAGTGAGCCAAGCACTGGTAGAGGCCATTCGTTGGGTCGTGAAGGCAGCTATACGGTAGCGCCAAGTATTTCAAGTCCCGGCTCCAGGACGAGTTCCATAAAATCTCGGCCGCTGCGCAAAAAGGAAACGAATGTCCCACAGATGACTCCAAGCACCGAAAAAGGTCATGGTCGAAGCTGACTCTGGCGTGGTCGATGCGACACTCCAGCCGCCCCAGCGGCCGCCTGTTGTCGAGAAGTTCCATGGCGGCACGAGCCTGCGAGCCGGAAAGCATGTTATTACCCGACTCGCGGTAAGCTAGGGGCAGTTGAAGCAGATATGGCCTGGTTATGTGGGCTATCCATCGAGATTCCGCGTCAATCTCGTGGTCGACTCGGAACGCTTCGTGGCAGGCGTCTCGCATCATTTGCGGTAACCTGTTCTTCTCCGAAAAGTAATGCGTGGATCCGAGCACCCAAGTAGCCCAGCCCACTGGGGCCTGGTCACAGCCGATACATACGATGCCGTGAGTGCGGGGACCCTCGTAAAAGTGTCGCCATATGCGCGTCCTGGTCTCCAGTGTCAGCGAGCGGAGGGCGGGAACCGTTTGTATGATTGGTGTTGAGAGACAACCGCTGTGAGTCTTTGGGTCTTCGCAAAGTCCAGACCAATCTTCTTCATTGTCTAGCTCAAGACAGTCATCTGCTCGCGACACTGCAGGAGATTGATCAAGTGAATTGGACGGAGAGCGGGCCCCAGGTATGTCACCCGCGGCTTCATTGGCGAGGGAGGGCATCCTTTGCAAGTCCCTCAAGCTTAACTGAGCATCTTCCGGGACGAGCTGAAGGAGAGAGGCGATCAGGGGGTCAGTGATCGTTTCTGAGCTCCCCATCAGCCGCGAATGGGTGCCCAAAGGGGTATCGCCCCGATGCCCGTCATATCCGCTTCTCAAGCTACCATCTAATGGTGTTCTGTCGCTCTCTCGTCCTTCGTTATTGTAGTCCGGTTCATTATTGGCTCTGAGTGGACTTCCAGGTTGTCCGCCACTGCCGGGTGTAGGAAGTGCCAATCCTGGACCAGTGGAGGAATGCATGGTCGTCGCTGAAGTCGGGCTGTTGGCGATACTGGGGCCACTGTCCTCTGGTATGATATTGCCCTCATCATCGAGGGTATGTCTGGTATCGCGAGCGCTCCTAAAGGAGTCATCGCTGCTAACCGCGGACCCGCTGTCGTGGTACAGATTTGGGTTGCACTCAGAAATCGCAGCGTTGGGGATACTCTTGGACGTCGGGCTCGACAGTCTTTCGGGAAAAGGACGTATTATACGCGAGAAACTGTCCCCAAAGGCACGTTCAAGACCATCACGCTGATACAGAAAGGGTAATATCGGCCGCACCCCGTGGGTGCTCCGAGCTGTatcgtcgtagtcgtcaGACTCTGAAGATGTGCTCGACATCGCGAGGCTACCATCTAATAAGAGGAGATGCATGAATTAAGGATGTTAGCGAGAATGTAAAGAATGCATGGAAGAGTAGTGAACAAAGCGCATCACACCAACGTTGGTGCAGACGCAACACGGTGCCGATGTGGCAACGGCCAACCCGAGCAGCGGTCGCGCCTTCCTCGCAAAGCATGCTACTTCTTTCCCATAATGTCGTATCTACATACACGTACACGCATGACATGATCAACCCCCTGCCTCCGACCTTGCAGCGTTCAATATGATTCTGTCTCATTCAGGGCGAGTCCGATCGTGGTATCGTATGCTTAACGTGACATATTCTGCATCCTCACACTACGTTGCGAGTTGGAGTCGCGCGGCTGCTCGTCCCACTTCACCGCGCGAGATGAGTTCTGCTGCCTCAAGACtctcttctgctgctgcctccgccTGTACCAGAAAATAGCCGCTGCCCCTAGCAGTCCCACGCCCGCGATGACGCCtacgacgatgccggcgatggcgccacCCGAGAGACccgagctgccgccacccgacgacggcgtgccGGAGCTGGGCTTGGGgctcgccgtgggcgagctCTTGCTGCCCTTGCCGGTGTCAGGGATCGTCGCATTGAAGCACGGGATGCTGTCTTTGAAATCAGACAGGGCGACGTAGGTAATGTCGGCGCAGGCGTAAAAGGTCTCGTTCTCGGGCTTGTCAAACTCGGAGATGTACTTGATCTGCAGAGTGGCATTAGACCCTGCCTTGACCGACGAGGGCGGATCTACGATGGGCACGCAGGTATggcccttgtcgagctcgcgcATCGCCTTGGCGTCAATGAGGGTGGCGAAGTCGCCATTGGACTTGGGGTCTGTCCTATGTTAGCCTTGAGGCTGGGCGCTAGAGTCACACACACGAGACTTACCTTGCAGGTAGgagatgctgatgatggcatCAAAGGACTCATTCTGTGCAAccagggcaaggcggccgTTCTCTGCAGCACGTCAGCTCAGGGCCTTATGGACGTTTCGACTTTGCTTACGCATGGGGAACAGTGTGCGGTTGCTGGCACCGGCGATGGAACCGCAAGGCGCAGTGTTGTCAAGCGCCGCGGACCAGACACGGTCCTTTGGCCAcatgaaggcggcggggccCATATCATCAGAAGTCATCTGGGCCATGGCCACAGACGCAAGTatggccaggccggccacgGCAGATACCAAAGGGGCCATGCCGTGTGAAGCGTGCAAAGTAGCAGTGGGGCTTCGAGTCTGATAGCAGCAAGGTTCAAGTTGAAAGACTCGAGTTGAGCGAGTTTCCGGTCGATCTTGCTCTCATCTTACGTCCAGTCAGGCACATACGACTCACGAGCGGGCGGCCCCAACGCCCTGTATTAATACCACGCAGTCGGCTGGCACTTCCCCTCACTTGACATGCGACCTTTTTATCGCACGACAAAGACGTGGCTGGATCCGGCACCGTGCCGAGACTTTGGAGCAAGACTAGCAGATGTGGTCGGCGCCGACCATACATCCGATGCGACAATCACGCCCTATGGATGGGTGCATGGGGAGGGTTCCAACGGGGCCCGCGCACCAGATGCAGCCACTCCGATGTTGGCCGACACAACCTCGTGAGTGTCGTATCTGCCAAGGTCACACCCCAGGATCACTCAAGCCATGATTCTCTCACCCCCCTCTTTGTCTCTCTGCAAGGCGTTATTGTGCCTCACATGAAATTTAAACCCTCGACGGTTCATTGATAGGCGGTCGCATTCATCGTTCGAGGCACATGCCTCCTGGCTGTCAAAGACGCAGTAATGAATATTGCCCCGACAGCAGCGGGACTCGAGAGCCCCCAATAAACAGGACTTAGATGGGGGACTATTCCACGTGGTAATCCACCCGGGAACGCGAGTGCCCTCGCGAGCTCGAGTCACCGAGACCACCCGAGATGAATTCGAATTCTAGGCCCAAACATCAATACCTTTCAACACGAGAGCTTCCATGGGGCCGGCCGGAGGACCCCTGCCATGGGCCCAGATGAAAGAGGGACTATTGAGCGCCGGCTGGAAAGGAAGGTGGAGGTGTTGCATGAGACACAGTGGGGATGGCAAAGGCTGAATGGAGAAGCACTATGTCGGCCACTGTGTATGTGCGTTGCTTGGATCAGATAAGATGGTTGGTCAACCATCTAATCAGATGCGTTCTGCACCTCTGATTGGCCCGGTGCCCACTCACACCCTCCCTCTTGAATGTGCCATCGCGCCGGGGCGGGGTCCGGACTCCGGAGTCCTGCACCAGCCCATGGCAACATGAGGGTTTTGCTCTGCCTAACTCGCTTGGCCTTCCGAGCtcgtatgtatgtatgtctCCAGTCTAATCGTCCGATGACTCCTCCGAGCTGGACCGACGGATGAATTTGGTCCCAGAGTGACATATCGATTCAAGTTGTGTTCGTGTTTCCCGCGCTTTTAACGCTTCACCGGAAAAGAGGGTGGTGGGGGATGCCGAGCCTTCGCTGCCTTGTTGGGCGATGTCACCGCTCAAGGCTTGCTGCagcccgtccccgtcgcATCCATCATTGGGAGGAAGCGGGGCCTGGAGTCGAGGAGACCCAAATGCAGCTGTGTCGCCCGGGATGCGACAGAGACGGGGGTTAGTAGGAAGACGTTATTGAGTTCAGTACAGCCGGTggtctcgtcgacgtcgtacCGATCCGGGACCACACTGGCTTGTTGCGTCGGGCATTTTTCTGTCATTGAAGGTGGCTCCCTCCAGATGGTATCATATTGTGAGCGATATTGGATCCCTCCACCCCCAAAAGAAATTTTGAACCGTCCCCAGCGGAACTCGGGGGTATAAGTAAGctcttcatcctcctcatctGGCTCACGCTggaccctcccccccttcgccGTCTCTGTTGCCAACAACTAGTTGCTTCTTGATCGCTACCACACTCGCTCGCTTGCATCCGCCCATATTTCAGGAACACAAGAGAACCACTCACTCACTTgccctcatcgccaaccAGAAAATAAAGGAAAATTTTCCCCCTTCCTTTTCAAGATGCATCTCGCCGCCTCTCTCATCGCCCTTGGCTCTCTcgccgcatcggccgcggccgccgcggcgccaggcTACCAGTATCCCGACTTCGTGCCGCTCCACAAGCGCCAGACCTCGGGCCCGTCGTATGAGTGTCACGCCAACTGCGGTATGTTACCTCCCCCTTTCCCATCCTCCGCCGCGTCCTACCTCTCCTGTGACGGACTATATCCGCCTGAGCAGGCTGAGGAGAACCAAGAGCGTCTGTTCTATTCCTTTCCTCTTTTCTCTCTAACATGCGGCTCGGCAGGGTATCTCATCCAAATGTCCAAGGCCGACAAGGATGGTACCGCCTACTGTAAAAATGAGAAGTGGCTTCAGTACTATCACGGCTGCATGAAGTGCGCCATCAAGGAGAACATTTGGAACGACTATGGCAGGGGCGTCACCGCAGCTGTCGACAAGTGCCCCGGCCTCAAGGTCGACCTCGAGGGCACTGGACAGCCTAGCGGTCAGTCCAGCGccccggccacgacgactGTTCCGGCCGCGACCACGCCTGCCCAGCAGACTACCTCGTctgcggcgcagcagcccacgacgacggccacccagcagccgcccgcgacccagagctcgggcagctcgacTGTCCCAAGCACCAAGGCCCCCAGCGGCACGACGCAGTTCAGCActggcagcgccggcggcggcgtcgttgtTCCCACGGTCTCTAGCTCTGCCCCTGGCCACTCCTCCAACAGCGTAAGTTTTTCTCGACGCGACGTGTCCCGCGTCTTCCCTCCCGTTCGTCTGCTCACTCGTTCATCATCTCCACAGACTGCGAAGCCTAGCTCCGTCACTGTttccggcggcgcgcagacTTTCGGGTCCAGCCTCTTTGTCGCGGGTATGGCGGCtctcgttgccgccgctTGGTTCTAATAGCACGTCACCTGTGCAACTGAAATAACTgcggtgatgacgacgcggtTCTAAAATGACACGGCTCTTGGTTGGGCCGTGTCTTTAATTTCGTATTCAGCGGTACATAAGTAGTTCTGGAGGCAGTGCTTCTCGTTCAGTCATAATACACGCGTGCGCGATCGTCGTACGCTATTTCAGCTCCATGCCACCAAAGGCCCTGTCCAGCTCCGCTCCTTCATCGTGCTCCGCTTGTGacggttgcggcggcggctgctgcttctgctccgtcgtgggcgccgcgccggccggtCCGCGGTGCTGCACCGGCGACGTCCGTTCGggctccagcagccgcgACTCGCTGTCCAGCCACCCGGGAGCCActctcctcttctccgccaGCTCGCGCTCCCTGATGCGCTCCTCGAACTCGCGCAGGTCGCGCTCGGCTTCCCTCTGCAGCTCCGTCACGTGATTGAGCAGGGCGTGGCACGACTCGAGGATCTCGTCGGGCGAGGCCGCGTGCCCGGTGCCCGCCGACACGATGAACCGCGCTttcggctgctgctcggcggacgagtcgtcggcggccgtcgggatgcccagcgacgagggcggtaTGTTGGACGGCATCGTCTTGTAGTTGTAGGAGAGCGTGGTGGCGCTCGGGAGCGAGATGAAGGGCGAGACGGTGAGGGGGACCTGCTCCAGCAGCGGATGGGGGCCTGCGTCTCAGCGGGTCGGCTGTCAGCGGTGAAACAGTCGTTGCGCAACAGGCAATGGCTCACGATTGTTATACATGGTGCTGTTGCGAGGGGCACGCGCACGGAGTGAAGACCAGACCAGAGAGAGGGCGTGTTTGGCCGCGCGTCAGCGGGTGTCTTGTTTGTCGCAAACGTCGCCTTGTGTTATCGAGAGCTCCCGCGGCGAGTGCTTGTACTTGCAATCGGGATAGGGTGTCCGGGAGTCGTTGTGTCTttgtgtcggcggcgggccatggtTCGATGAAGGAAGCACCTTCCAGCCCGCCTTTGTCTCTGCGCTCGGCGTTGCCTGGGGGGTTCGTCattgcgcgcgcgtgggtCCCACCGCAGCGATAAGATAAACACTTCCCAAAACGGCCACCATACGTAACTTCGTACTTTCTTTGGGAGCTGCCAACGGAGCTCCATCCAACTTCTTGCGCTTTGCAGCCTGCATCTACCCAACAGCTTTATTGCCTGCGCACACGCTCCCGCCGCTTCAAGCAGCCCCCCAGCAGTCATGATCGCCACCACGATCCGGACCCCTCCCTCTGTCGAGGACTACGTCCCGCTCGCCGAGTACGAGTCGCAGACCCCCGAGTCCTttgccgacggcaaggcggTCCTGcacctccagctcgccgccgcgacgatcCAGGCCCCCAAGGCGCAATGCGGCAGCCTCGCTATCTTCCCGGCGGACCTACCTCCCGCTGAGAGCACCCAGACGAACGGCGACAGCGCGAACGAGGCAATTGTGGAGCAAACGGTGGACGTCTATGTCACCTCGGAGTGAGTTccctgcccctcgccctcgaccctATCCGCCGCTGACCAAGCCGAAAGGAACTTTATCGTCTTCAAccagcaggccggcgccggcgtctcgATTCCCTACCCATCCATCTCCATCCACGCTCTGAAGCAAATCGGCCCGGAGTCAGAGGAGAAGCGCCCGCAGGCCGTTTGGATGCAGGTTGAGATCTCAgacggcggctccggcgacgatgacttTAACATGACCGAGCTCACCATCATCCCAGCCACCCGTGATGGGGACGCAGTCGACgagcccagcgccgccaagaaGCTCTACGAGGCCATGTCCAACTGCTCCGACCTGCACCCAGAccccgatgacgagggcgacgaggacgaggccgacagGATCGTATTCGACACCAGCGTCGATcccgaggccctcgagggcttCACGGGCGTCCTGCGCGGCACGGCCGACGGcactctgccgccgcccatgccgggcagcggcggctggatCACCGCCGAGAACATGCATGAGTACTTTGATGAGGATGGCAACTGGCTCGGCCgggatggcgagggcgacgacaccGCACCGGTAGatggcgagctcggcgagggcgcgggacGAACGCGCGGtcgcgacgaggtcgagggccttggcgacGGGGTCAATGGCCACGCAAACGAAGAGGACCCGGAGATTAAGCGCCCCCGTGTCGAGTGAGCAGTTTGCGCGCGCCATTAGTTGGAACGTTCGGACAGATGGGAATTGGGTCGGAGCATGGCGTTCTGGACGGGAAAACAAAGCAGGATGTGAGATTACAATCAGAATTCGGGACGGGTAAACCGAGAGGTAGAGACAGACACGCGGGTCGCCCCGCGCAGCAAACACAATGGGAAGCTCGATTCAAAGTCAGGTCCGCCTCGGCAGATTACATTACATCAAAAGCTACAAGCTCAAAAGGTATGTACATCTTGAAGAATTGAAGCCCTCTCCGAAACGCCGTGGCCGCATCTGCCACATATGATATGAAAATATATTGGGGGAAAAAGGAAAGGGTAAGAAAGaagatgtgtgtgtgtgtacgttTTGAAGAAGTTCGGCTCATTCTGAAGCGGCCATTAGTTGAAAaggtgcggcagcagcatctcgatTACATCCTCATCCATCGACGCTGCACTTTGccctcgggcgacgagagcagGAAGCCCTCCTTGTCCTGGACGCTCGAGCtcttgctgctgtcgctgctgtaCCGCCGCTCGACACGGCgcatctcctcggcggcgaggtacTTGGCCGGCGTGAGCTTGACCTTGCTCGGAgcccatgtcgacgacgtggtggTTGTGGTCGCGTTGGAAGGGGCCGCTGAGGACGCAGTGGACGGCTCGCGGCTCAGGTTGGACCCTCGCGTGCGGCCGTCCTTGCGACGCCGTGGCGATCCGTCAGAGCGCACATGATGCTGCTGTCTCCTCGTGGGGCTCTGGCTGACGTCGCGCTTCCTGCcaccggcgctgctgctactgctgctgccaatgCTGCCGTTGGCCTTGAGTAACACCATTCCGCTGAAGCGAGGGTCCGCGGAGACGGTCTTCCTgtggccaccgccgccgccgccaccgagcaTGCGCGCGGAGTTCTTGGTCGGGCTGTTCTTGCCGAGGTTGAAGTAGTGGCGGCTGCCGATGGTCTTGGACTGAGgcagcgagcgcggcgtgccGAGCGGAacgcggacgcgggcgctgggcgtcgacgggcccTCCTGGCTGTCCGTCAgcgggtcggcggcctcgctgccaccgcccatGATGGTCGAGGCGATGGAGCCCAGGCTCTGCGAGCTGACGACACTGTTCATCCGACGCAGGGCCGCGATGGTGGATGCGACGTCCTGCGACTGTCTGTTTGCCAGGGactcgtccttgtcctgcTCGCGCTTCTCGATCTGCTCCCTCGCGGCCTTGACCGCggaccgccgcggcgagccgtTGGACGCGACCGCGAGGCTGACGTCGGTTGGCGCGGTCGAGTAGTAGGAGCTCGCCTCCGAGTTCTTGCGCTCCAGCACGGCAGAGTTACGCTCGCCCCTATCCACGGGgcgcggcgacagcggcgtgGACACGACAGAGCCGTCGGGCGCCGTCACGGTGGTCGTAGGCGGCGTAggcagggcgcgccgcgggccagaCGCTGACAGAAGCATGGACAGGATGTCGTGCTCGTtgtacggcgacgacgagacgtccgaggcgcggctgccgcgcctgGGTGTCAGGAGGCTCATGGGCGGAGACGTGCGCTCGCTGTTCAGGGCGCTCTCGGGGCGGGGCGTctcgcacgccgccgtctccgtcttgtCCGAGTCGACGCTGTGGACCGACTCGGTGGTGAAGCTCGCCTCGGATGGCGACATGAGTGCGGGTTCTGCGGTAGAGGCTCTCTCAGcgggcac from Purpureocillium takamizusanense chromosome 4, complete sequence includes the following:
- a CDS encoding uncharacterized protein (EggNog:ENOG503P2MQ~COG:S), whose translation is MIATTIRTPPSVEDYVPLAEYESQTPESFADGKAVLHLQLAAATIQAPKAQCGSLAIFPADLPPAESTQTNGDSANEAIVEQTVDVYVTSENFIVFNQQAGAGVSIPYPSISIHALKQIGPESEEKRPQAVWMQVEISDGGSGDDDFNMTELTIIPATRDGDAVDEPSAAKKLYEAMSNCSDLHPDPDDEGDEDEADRIVFDTSVDPEALEGFTGVLRGTADGTLPPPMPGSGGWITAENMHEYFDEDGNWLGRDGEGDDTAPVDGELGEGAGRTRGRDEVEGLGDGVNGHANEEDPEIKRPRVE
- a CDS encoding uncharacterized protein (EggNog:ENOG503P456), with protein sequence MPSNIPPSSLGIPTAADDSSAEQQPKARFIVSAGTGHAASPDEILESCHALLNHVTELQREAERDLREFEERIRERELAEKRRVAPGWLDSESRLLEPERTSPVQHRGPAGAAPTTEQKQQPPPQPSQAEHDEGAELDRAFGGMELK
- a CDS encoding uncharacterized protein (EggNog:ENOG503P456) → MYNNHAGPHPLLEQVPLTVSPFISLPSATTLSYNYKTMPSNIPPSSLGIPTAADDSSAEQQPKARFIVSAGTGHAASPDEILESCHALLNHVTELQREAERDLREFEERIRERELAEKRRVAPGWLDSESRLLEPERTSPVQHRGPAGAAPTTEQKQQPPPQPSQAEHDEGAELDRAFGGMELK
- a CDS encoding uncharacterized protein (SECRETED:SignalP(1-21~SECRETED:cutsite=AAA-AP~SECRETED:prob=0.3819)~EggNog:ENOG503PSK1) — translated: MHLAASLIALGSLAASAAAAAAPGYQYPDFVPLHKRQTSGPSYECHANCGYLIQMSKADKDGTAYCKNEKWLQYYHGCMKCAIKENIWNDYGRGVTAAVDKCPGLKVDLEGTGQPSGQSSAPATTTVPAATTPAQQTTSSAAQQPTTTATQQPPATQSSGSSTVPSTKAPSGTTQFSTGSAGGGVVVPTVSSSAPGHSSNSTAKPSSVTVSGGAQTFGSSLFVAGMAALVAAAWF
- a CDS encoding uncharacterized protein (SECRETED:SignalP(1-20~SECRETED:cutsite=AMA-QM~SECRETED:prob=0.8486)~TransMembrane:1 (n4-15c20/21o208-231i)~EggNog:ENOG503P1V1), whose protein sequence is MAPLVSAVAGLAILASVAMAQMTSDDMGPAAFMWPKDRVWSAALDNTAPCGSIAGASNRTLFPMQNGRLALVAQNESFDAIISISYLQDPKSNGDFATLIDAKAMRELDKGHTCVPIVDPPSSVKAGSNATLQIKYISEFDKPENETFYACADITYVALSDFKDSIPCFNATIPDTGKGSKSSPTASPKPSSGTPSSGGGSSGLSGGAIAGIVVGVIAGVGLLGAAAIFWYRRRQQQKRVLRQQNSSRAVKWDEQPRDSNSQRSVRMQNMSR